From the Marinobacter sp. es.048 genome, the window TCTGAGGCTGCCCGGAGACCGCTGCATCAGCTCTGCGTAAGGCGTCGGGGGGGCAGGAATCTCGAACGGATCGCCCGGTGCCGGGCCGCTGAGCACATCCAGCATCGCCGCACTGTCCCTGACCGTTCGGCTGACTACATGATCGGTGGACGCGCCCGTCCAGGCTTCGCCCATGAAGGGGCCGGAGGAAATGCGGCCCCGGGAGGGTTTGAGACCAAACAGGCCGCTGTAGGCTGCCGGAATGCGGATCGAGCCGCCGCCGTCGTTGGCACCCGCCATGGGCACAATACCGGCGGCGACCGCCGCGCCGGAGCCACCACTGGAGCCCCCGGGAGTCAGCTGCGTGTTCCAGGGGTTACAGGTTGCCCCCCAGAGTTCAGATTCGGTAACCGCTTTCAGACCAAACTCCGGCGTGGCAGTTCGCCCCAGGAAAACCAGCCCGCCTTCCCGGGCCCGGCGGACGAATTCCGAGTCCTGGGGCGCAATATTCTTTGTCATACCCCGGCTGCCGTAGGTACACGAATGCCCCGCCTGTTCCTGGGCGAGGTCCTTGAGCAACAGAGGAACGCCGGCAAAAATGGCCTGTTCGGGGAAGCGCTGTTTTAGCGCTTCGGAGAACTGGGGATAGCAAATTGCATTAAGTGTGCCATTGACTCGGGTTGCCCGTTCCACGGCCGCCTCGCATACTTCCCTTGAAGTGACCTCGCCCCGACGAACAAGATCAGCGAGTGCGGTCGCATCGTAACGAAGGTATTCAGATTGCTTCATGGCTGGTTCCATTTGTTATTCTGTTTTGAGGAAGGTCACGGGTATAACGTCTATGATCAGATTTCTCAAGAGCTTACGCCAGCTTGCCGTGATTTTCATCCTGACGGCATCGGTCGCTGCGAGCGCGCAGGAGGCCCCACCTGACTCCGGCGAGAGCAGCGAGTGGACCCGTGTTGTCCGGACTTCACCCTACTGGGTCAGTCAGGGGGTCTTCGAGAACATTCTCACCATAAGGCGCTGGGTGCTCAAGGAATCCGGCTATTGCTCCAGTGTTGATCGACATGTTCTCTATGACATGCGCGGCCGGTTTCTGGCCTGGATCAGTGACGGTGATGACCGTGAGGCAACCCAACGCCTGCTGAATGCCACGCGACAATCACTGTATGAGAGTAACAAGGTGGAAGACTGGGTGCCTGGCGATACGGGCCAGACCGGCTATCCGTTCGCCCTTTCCTGCGACCAACCTCATGTTAACGTGGATGAAGCCGTTGCCCGTTATCTTGGCACCCTGCCTGCGGACCGGATCTGGGGCGCCTGGGACGACCTCATCTTTGCCACCAGTAGTGCGCCGGAAAGCCTGCACGACGCGCTTATGTATGTCTTCAATCACCGCAGCAACCAGAATCGCCTTACCCTGCCGCAAGCCTTGCCCCGATACCTGGCCGGCCAGATCCTCATTGAAAGCGGAGCCCAGGCCAGGGCCCACTCCCGGGCCAACGCCAGGGGAATCCTTCAGCTGTCGGCAGCCGCCCTGTCCGACTGCGAGATTGCCCCGGACAATTTCTGGCACCGACTGGCACAGATAGACTGCGCCCTGCGCCTGATGAACCAGAACGCCCGCAATCTGGCACCGGTTTTCCAGCAACGTTTCGGCCATTTGCCGGAGGCCAAAAGGGACCGATTATTCACCCTCCTGCTGGTTCAGGCGTATCATGGCGGCGCCGGAAGGGTGCAGGCGCTGCTGGACGATCCGGTACTGGCGCAGCCAGCCGAGTATTTTGCCGCCAACCATGAACGTTTCACGGCCGGTGATATTGCTTTCGGCCTGATTTTTCACAACCTGGGGCGAGACCGTCTGGGGCTCGCCTCGCTCTATTATGTAGCCGACGTTCAGCTGGCAACAGAGGCCCTGTGTCGCACAGCCAAACTGAAATCGACGGAATTCTGTGAATGGAAGTACTCAACCAACTGATACCCGAAAGCCTGAGCCTTCCTGTCGCCATTTTCCTGCTTGCCAGCTCAACCATCACATCGATGATCACAGCCAGCCTTGGCGCCGGTGGCGGGGTTTTGCTACTGGTACTGATGGCCAGCTGGATGCCACCGGCGGCCATTATCCCGGTGCACGGCATGATTCAGCTGGGCTCCAACGTTGGCCGGGCGGCTTTGACGTGGCGGCACATAGACTGGCGGGTGATTGCCGCGTTTCTGCCCGGCGTGATCGCAGGGGCGGCGCTGGGCGCCTGGCTACTGGTGAATCTTCCCGCCCACATCTGGCAGTTGACCATCGCCCTGTTCGTGCTCTATCTCTGCTGGGGGCCGGCGCTACCCAAGGGTGCATTTGGTGCCCCGGGGGTATTTCTGGCGTCGGCGCTGACCAGCTTCGTCAGTCTGTTCGTGGGCGCCACCGGGCCACTCGTTGCAGCGTTCATCAAGCAGATTCATACCGACCGGTTCAGAACCGTGGCCACGTTTGCCACTGCCATGACACTGCAGCATGCCCCCAAGGCACTGGTGTTCGGGGCGGCGGGCTTCATGTTCTTCGAGTGGCTGCCCTTTATTCTAACCATGATCGCCTGCGGCTTTGCCGGTACCTGGCTTGGGTTGCATGTGCTCCGTTCCCTGAGCAACAGCAAGTTCACTTTGATCTTCAATATCGTTCTGACAGCGCTGGCGATTCGCCTGCTCTGGCAGGCCAGCCTCTCAGCCGGCTGGTGGTGAAGGCACCACCACAACCCTGTTACGCCCCCGGGATTTGGCGATGTAGCTACCCTCATCCGCCCGGGCCATAACCTCTCTGGGGCCGCTGTCTTTCGCTGTCAGTTCCGTCAGGCCGATGCTGGTGGTTACACCGAATGAGCGGCCGTCATGCTCAATGCGAAGCGCTTCCACATCGGCGCGGATCCTTTCCGCCAGCGCCTCGGCCCTGGTCATGCCGCAGGCAGGCAGAATAATGCCGAACTCATCTCCGCCCAGTCTGGCCACGGTGTCGGATTGGCGGACCGCGTCCTTGAACAGATCCGCCAGCCGTTTGAGCAGATCGTCCCCAAGCAGGTGACCGCCTTCATCGTTAACCGGTTTGAAATAGTCGAGATCAATCAGCATCAGTACCGAACGGACTTCCTGGCGACCGGCCTCACCGAGGCTCCGAACCAGCGAGGCATTGAACGCGCGCCGGTTCAGCAACTGGGTGAGGCTGTCGTGGGTCGCTTCCCAGGACAGCCGCTCCTCCTGTCGGCGCCGGTCGCTGTCGTCCCGCAGCACAAACACCAGGCGTTCGTCCTCGCGGCCCTGACGAATGTGCAGCATGGTCAGATCAATGGGGAATCGCACACCGAGCGAGTTCCGCAAGGTCACATAAAGGCTGCCCAGGTCCTCACCGGTCAGGAACTGGTCCGCCGTCAACTCGCATTCTTCCGTTTCAATGCTGACCAGCTGGAAGAAGTTCCTGAGCACGCATTCACCCACCGTTCCAAGAAGACGACATGCAGCATCGTTGGCAAACCGGATCACACCCTCGACGTCTACCATGAGAACCCCCTCCTGGAGCACGCCAAGTATCGTCTCGGCACGCTGCTGCTCTGTCCTGAGCGCCTCTTCCACCTCCAGCTCATGGGAGATATCCCGAACGACTGTGATGGTACCAAGGCACTTTTCCGGAGTCTGGATGGCTGCCGTCATCACATCCCCCCAGACCACCTGATCCGGAGCAGGGGATTGCAACCTTAACCGGCCCCGGAAAACACTCTGGCTCCTGATCGCATTCTTCCAACCGACGATCGCCTCCTGTCTGTCGGTGTGATGCACTCGATTGGCCAGGTAACTGTAGGTGAGTTCCTCTGCCGGCTGGCCGACGATAGTCTCGAAGGCCGGGTTGGCAAACTCGATACGGCCCAGAACGTCAGTCTGGACGATGCCGATAGGCGCGCTCTGGGTGAGGGAACGGAAAAAGGCCTCTCTTTCAGCCAGCGATACCAGAACCTCGTCACGCTCATCGGTCACGGTGTTAAAGATTTCTGCGACCTGTCGGATTTCCTTGCCTCCGGAGACATCTACCGGATCGGAGCGCATACCCAGGTGACGTTCGCGGATCTGATTGCCCAGTGTTCCAAGCGGCGCCATCAATCGCCGGAAACGCCACAGTGCCACGGGCGCGATCAACAGGATCACCACCAGCAGAATCCATAAGAAAGCATCCACGGTGCGGGTAATCGGCGCCAAGGCTTCCCGGGCGGGCCAGGAAGCAGAGACAAACCAGGGCACCTGGGTCAGCTGCTGCACCGACATGATGGTCTTTTCACCGTTACTGTTACGGGTCTCGAGGGTGCCTTCAAACCCCTCCATGGCATCCCTAAGCACAGGATTCGCTACCCGCACAGGTGCCATGGCCTCGTGATCCCGCTGGTCAACCACCACAAAACCGCTGCGGGTGGCCACACCGAGATAGCCGGTCGTTCCGATTCGGATGTTGATGAACTGATCCAGAAAAGTGTTTCCATCCAGCGCGATGGCACCACCAATCACACCAATAAAACGTTGACGGTGGTCGAAGATCGGCGCAGCCACCATGATGGCCGGCTTTTCCTGATAATTGGATTGGTAGGGCTCGCTGATCACCGGTGAGAGAGTCGAGGAGACCCGGCGGAAATATTCCCGGCTGCTGACATCCAGACCTGACTGCCAAAACTCCTCTGGATGCCCGGCGACCACCAGGCCGTTCTCATCCATCAGATAGACTGCATCGAAAAGATGCTCGAGGGCGGCTTGCCGCCGGATCAGAATACGGGCACGTGCGCTTAGCACATCGCTGGACATGGTCAGGTTCTGGGCCACATGGTTGAGGGTTTCAAGCCGCAGGGCAAGTTTGTCGTCCAGCTCTTCCGCAATCAGGGTGGCAATCGTCTCAACCTGGTCGCGGGCCTGCTGTTCCAGTTCCGACCGACTCAGCAGAAAGCCGGCCACGGTTACCAGCAAGGCCGAGAGGATGATCGCGACCACCACGAGGGCAACGGCCCGATTCGCCAGACTGCCAAACCATTGTTTGATCAGCACAGCATCCACACTCCCGGACGGTTTTGACGACCCCTAATGACCTTACCTCCAAACTCACGTTTTCTGCGCCGGAACCAGTGGTTTAAAGTCTAACAGAGGGGCACCCAATGTCAGCTTACGCACTTGCAAACTTCATGATAATCGTTATTATTTAGTTCAATTTTCGCACAACGAGCGCCTATTCCAATGACGGACCTCACCCTGCCCCTGAACACTGGCCCGCTCACCCAACTTGTTGATATGGGTGGCCCTGTGATGGTTGTGCTCATGGCACTTGCCGTCATCGGACTCGTTACTTTTGTTTATCTGATGCTTCTTGGTGCCCTCCATGCACCGCGTTTGTCGGGCCGTCTTAAAAAAACCGTAATGGACTTGCAGAGCAATCCGGCTTCGGTGCGGCCTTCCGAAATCAGACATCAGACAGGCCGATGGAGCCGGTTAAACCCGTTGCAGCACCTCGTCACCAATACGATTGAGGCGATACAGAACGGCGAGGATGACCGCAAAATCCGGGAAACCGCCGCCCGGGATGCGCAGCATTCGTTGGAGCCGTTCGAGGCGCCACTGAAGATCATCGAGGTTATTGCAGCCCTCGCGCCGCTACTTGGCCTGCTGGGGACCGTACTGGGCATGATGGAGGCCTTCAGCGCCATGGCGGCTACCGAAGGCCGCGCCAACGCCACCCAGCTCAGTGGCGGTATTTACGAAGCCCTGACCACCACAGCCGCCGGCCTGGTTGTTGCCATACCGTTTGCGGCACTGGCTGCCTGGATCGAGTTCCGCTTGCGTCGTATCCACAAAACCATCAACAGCACGCTGGTTTCGATTCTGCATACAGTGCCGGAGCAGGCGCTGGAAACGGGGAATGCCGAGTACCAGTCGCCCGAAAGCCCGTTCAGGGCCGAGGCAACAGCCGAAGAGTCCG encodes:
- a CDS encoding amidase, producing the protein MKQSEYLRYDATALADLVRRGEVTSREVCEAAVERATRVNGTLNAICYPQFSEALKQRFPEQAIFAGVPLLLKDLAQEQAGHSCTYGSRGMTKNIAPQDSEFVRRAREGGLVFLGRTATPEFGLKAVTESELWGATCNPWNTQLTPGGSSGGSGAAVAAGIVPMAGANDGGGSIRIPAAYSGLFGLKPSRGRISSGPFMGEAWTGASTDHVVSRTVRDSAAMLDVLSGPAPGDPFEIPAPPTPYAELMQRSPGSLRIGVFTSSPYNTEVAPECVAAVEETARVLETLGHRVEYAAPEFDGMALARCYLGLYFGEVSALMAKAKEQFGATDSDFELDTRLIGMLGETMQLSDYVRRRQQWNEFARALGAFFGSYDLYLSPTTGQLPAAIGELETPAHLKLAARLMLKLKAGKLVHRTGQVDQMALESLARTPFTQLANLTGTPAMSVPMHWTADGLPVGVQFGGPHGTEATLLQLAAQLEEATPWFSNYEKLEEAF
- a CDS encoding sulfite exporter TauE/SafE family protein, with product MEVLNQLIPESLSLPVAIFLLASSTITSMITASLGAGGGVLLLVLMASWMPPAAIIPVHGMIQLGSNVGRAALTWRHIDWRVIAAFLPGVIAGAALGAWLLVNLPAHIWQLTIALFVLYLCWGPALPKGAFGAPGVFLASALTSFVSLFVGATGPLVAAFIKQIHTDRFRTVATFATAMTLQHAPKALVFGAAGFMFFEWLPFILTMIACGFAGTWLGLHVLRSLSNSKFTLIFNIVLTALAIRLLWQASLSAGWW
- a CDS encoding diguanylate cyclase domain-containing protein — protein: MLIKQWFGSLANRAVALVVVAIILSALLVTVAGFLLSRSELEQQARDQVETIATLIAEELDDKLALRLETLNHVAQNLTMSSDVLSARARILIRRQAALEHLFDAVYLMDENGLVVAGHPEEFWQSGLDVSSREYFRRVSSTLSPVISEPYQSNYQEKPAIMVAAPIFDHRQRFIGVIGGAIALDGNTFLDQFINIRIGTTGYLGVATRSGFVVVDQRDHEAMAPVRVANPVLRDAMEGFEGTLETRNSNGEKTIMSVQQLTQVPWFVSASWPAREALAPITRTVDAFLWILLVVILLIAPVALWRFRRLMAPLGTLGNQIRERHLGMRSDPVDVSGGKEIRQVAEIFNTVTDERDEVLVSLAEREAFFRSLTQSAPIGIVQTDVLGRIEFANPAFETIVGQPAEELTYSYLANRVHHTDRQEAIVGWKNAIRSQSVFRGRLRLQSPAPDQVVWGDVMTAAIQTPEKCLGTITVVRDISHELEVEEALRTEQQRAETILGVLQEGVLMVDVEGVIRFANDAACRLLGTVGECVLRNFFQLVSIETEECELTADQFLTGEDLGSLYVTLRNSLGVRFPIDLTMLHIRQGREDERLVFVLRDDSDRRRQEERLSWEATHDSLTQLLNRRAFNASLVRSLGEAGRQEVRSVLMLIDLDYFKPVNDEGGHLLGDDLLKRLADLFKDAVRQSDTVARLGGDEFGIILPACGMTRAEALAERIRADVEALRIEHDGRSFGVTTSIGLTELTAKDSGPREVMARADEGSYIAKSRGRNRVVVVPSPPAG
- a CDS encoding MotA/TolQ/ExbB proton channel family protein — its product is MTDLTLPLNTGPLTQLVDMGGPVMVVLMALAVIGLVTFVYLMLLGALHAPRLSGRLKKTVMDLQSNPASVRPSEIRHQTGRWSRLNPLQHLVTNTIEAIQNGEDDRKIRETAARDAQHSLEPFEAPLKIIEVIAALAPLLGLLGTVLGMMEAFSAMAATEGRANATQLSGGIYEALTTTAAGLVVAIPFAALAAWIEFRLRRIHKTINSTLVSILHTVPEQALETGNAEYQSPESPFRAEATAEESDRYTYSRGQRFAHATG